The Shewanella pealeana ATCC 700345 genome contains the following window.
TTCGAGCAATGCAGTTTTCAGCATTATTTAGCGTCCAAATATTATCGTTTATTAATCGCCAAAATGGGTACTCAGCATGATAAATTGACCGAGCTGGACCAAATCGTTTAAGCAACTCAGTGACCTCTTCGTCAACTTCAGTTTCATAATCAAAATATTGACCATGACCTTGGAGATACTTCGAGAGTGCATAGGCCATCATTAATGGTTTGTTAGGTGCACGCTGATCACTTCGAGACCATCGTTTTACAGCTAAGACTGCAGCCCTAAGTTCATTTGGCGTCATTTAAATGCTCCATTTCAGCTAAAAGCATTAATATTGGCTTGGTGACACTAGAATTGATCAAACTTAAGAAGTGATTGATATCTTGTTTTTTGAGATTTAAATCCATTTAATTGACTCAGTAATCTGTAGTTATTTGATTATATACATTTATTTGGTGCTAATAATATGCGCTATCGCAAAAAACACCCCGAAAGGTGTTTTTTATCAGTCTGTTAGGTAACTCGTTAACCAAGCAGCTCCCAAAACGCTTTATCTTTGATCTTCTGCACTTTCTTATCGCCATCCACATACAAGCTGTAGTGCTTATCTAGCTCACGAATGCTCTTCATCAGGTTTTCTTGGTCTGACTTATCATCCTTGTTGAAGATTGACTTAATGTCTTGGTTTTTAATCTGCGATACACGGTGCACAATCCAGCTTAAGATGTAAGACGAATAATCATTTTCGCTGGTCTTAAAGTGGGTAATATCTTGCGTTGACAAAATCACCCCCACTCCATATTCTCGGCCCTCTTTTAGTACCTTGCGGAGGCTTGGGAAGTTTTGCGACATAAAGTTATCGGCTTCATCAACAAGCAATAGCTTAGTGACTTGTCTAAAGTCGCCCTGCACTTCAGGTTTGCCTTGCTTTTGCATCTGCGAATAGAACAAGTCCATCGTCAATGCCACAACCAGATTTTGAATTTCTGATGGGTAACCTGCTAATTCAACCACTGTTATGCCGTCCACCAGCTCATATAAGCTAGTGCACTTTTCATGGTTATCTTCGAAGATCTCCAGCTCATACAAACTTTCCAGCGCAGCATAGAGTGAATCTTCAGTTGGCTCCGTCTCTTCAAATAGCGCCCAAATATCACTAATTGTTGGCGCCGGTTTGCTCCAAGTACTTTGATCGCCCTTTTTAATACCAGCTAGCTCATAAGCTTCGCCAATCAGCTTTCGCAGTTTTAGTTGTTGCTTCTGCCCTAAACCAAATGCTTTACCCATGGTCTCAGAGAAACCACGCGCCGTATGCACAGGCAGCATAGGTGTATCACCAAATAAACTAAGTGGATTATATGGCAGTTTATGCAGGTTAAACTTTTTACCGTTAGTGGCTGTTAAAAACTTCTCATCGACATAATCTGACTTGTAATCGAAGATCAGAATACCAATAGCTTTACCATCCACATTACGCGCTTGCTGACGATACAACTGAGTCACTACCGACTTGGTACACTGCGTTTTGCCTGTACCCATGGTGCCAATAATGCCTGAGTTGGTGTTCATAAACTTAGCGGTATTGGTTGGCTCCCAATATACTTCTGCATTATCACGCACGTCATGACCCACTAGAATTTTTATAGGCTCATTATCTTGCTCAGGTTGACTAACAGGAGTTTGCCCCGCGGTTTTGGAAGGCACATTCAAATCGCTATGTGCTGTATCTGAATCCTTTTCTACAAGCTCGGCGTCTTTTATTGGATCTTTAGTCGGTAAAAAATCACTGAGCTCGATAGCCCGACTTGAGATCGTATGAGTATCTGTACTTGTGCTTTGTTGAGTAGTTGTTTGTGGCTCAGGTAAATCCTGCTCTGGTTGTTTTCTCGTTTCACTTGAATTAGCTGCAACAAGCAAATATTTTTCTGGAATATGGCAAAGTTGCTCGGGACGAACATCCGTCATTAACTCTCGCAGCGGTGTACTAACAAGTTGTTTCAAATAACTAATAGGCAGCTGAATTTTTAAGATGTCGTCGACTTCATTAAAATCTGCTTCAAAGAAAGTATCGTTTTCAACATGAGAGAGCATAAAACCGTCTGGATAATTTGCTAGCTCAGCAATACTGTAGTCACCTTGTAACCACCATTCTCGATCAGCTAAGAATCCGTCAAAGTAAGTATCTGAATAGAGATTATATAGCTCATACTTGTCGATCTGCATCAGCACCTGTCTGATGAACAGGCCACGATATAACATGCCAGCAAAGTCATTACGGCCCAATATGTCTTCACACAGGTAACGTTTAAGCTCTTTAGCTTGCTGCACACCTTTACTGTGGGTTTGTTTGATGCCGGTTTTCACTTCAAGTGGTAACACGTACATCTGTTTATCTTTAAAGCCGACAAACAGTACATCATCAGAGATGAGGCCTGACTTGTAACCTTGGACGTTACGCGAGAAGTCACTATCAGACATCTTAAGACCGATGTTACCGGTTACACGGATCATCTCGGCAACCGAAAGCGGTACCCAAGTAATATCAGATTGCGACAGTAAGCAGTTTACAAATTTATACGCACCAATAATGCCCTTTTTCTCTTTACGCTCGTTGGCATTAGCGGTGATCATCTTAAGCAGCCACTCACCATTAAAGGCATTAAACTCTTCAGTTATCCCGCCTTCGTCCTGTTCAAGCACCTTCTTATAAAGCTCGGTTTGGCGAGTAACGGTAATTGCGTCGTAATTCGCCGAGTTGGTGTAGTTATCCGAATAGTGGATCAACACCATATCTTTTGCATTCTCGAAAAAATCTAAGGTCACCTTAGGGTCAATAATGGTCGTCCAGATGGAACTGACATAAGAACGCTCTAGTAAGGCTCTAAAGTTATCACTCACCACCAGCGCCATCGACTTTGAGTTACCAGTCGGCTCGCTAGATAGACGCGCAGGCTTGATGAGGCCGCCAAGCTTTTGGGCAATTTGTAGATGTGCTTGCCCTTCGGTATCGACATTCTTAAGGCCGAATGCTGTAAAGTAGCTGTCTTGTTTATTTGCAGCTGCTTCACCCGCCATTAGACCATGACAAACCACTCCACTTAGCTGTTTATCGACATTGACATCTCTTGGCTCTACCTTGCTGTTATTTCGAAAGAAGCTAAGGTGTGAATAAGCTTGTTTGCCATCAATTTTGCCATTCTCAAACTTACTATAAGTGAGTCGAGTGCGTAACAAGTCGATAATCATATCCGCTTGCTCACGTACAGCGCCTTTATCTAGTTCATATAAGTTTTTCAGCTCATCGTAACTCGCCGTCTCGGCGAAGCGATCGAATTCGCTATAGACAAGTTTATCGTCATACAGATTCACATGAACTTGGCAGACCTTATCTTTATTCGCCTTAACAAAATCAACCAACCCCATAAAAATTTCGTGGTTTGATTTGTTATTAACTGAGTTAATAATCAATGTCGCTTTCGGGCCTGCATTAAACAGTGCCGAGAAGGCATTTTTAAATTCACCGACTTTATCTTTTACTAGCTTACGCACATAAGAAAAGCTCGTATCTTGTTGTGGTACGAGTTCTAACCAAAAGCTATTTTCTTTCTCTAACTGACTAAAGGCAAAACCATGAATAGGGTCGTAGATAAAAGGTAATAATCCACGGGCATTTAGTCTATCAAGCGTCACTTTTGGCAGTGTCTTAAAACTATGGCTTTGATCTAGGGTTACATGCTCAGCTAGTGATAAATAGTAAGCAATGACCATAGGGTGGAATGGCGTAATAAATTCTTGGCCACTAAAGGTCGCAAATCCGATATTAATCAACTGCTTTTGCTCTGCCGTAAGCAAAATATCATCGCCGATAGCGCTAATAGCATCATTGTATTGTTTTACAACCTGCCCCGCTAAAACACGATACTCCGGCCCCCAACTACAGAGGCTAGGCAATGTACGGTGTTCATGGTAATAGTCAAATAATGCTCGATAAGCAACAAACAACGAAGGGTATGTCGCCTCAATATCGTTGAGAGATAACGGATTTTGTTGCTCATCGCGTCTAGTGAGCAGCAAACCGTCAACAATTTCAGCTTCCCACTGCAATAGGGTTAAGCGTTTGCCCTTGGGTGAAAGTTCTTTGTTATCGAGTAAGACTTTATTCTTTGCGCGATTAAAGCTACCAAGATAATCATCTTGATATAGTCGCGTAAATCTGTCTTTATCTAAGATCAGTGGCAGTGTTAGTGAGTCTGTTGCGATTGCGCCCTCAACATTAAACGTTAGCCATGAATCTTGACCTTTAACCACAAAATGTAGCTCGTCAGATTCATTCGCTATCTGCTCGAAATTAATCTCGCTTGTCGTTTCATTGTCGAAAACCTGTCCAATCTCATCGAGTACTGCTTTAGTGCCCTCTTTGCCACCGTCTATGCCAATCACAAAACTGCTGTCTTCTGTTTGCAGTGTGATCCGCGCGGTCTTCTTGGATGAAGTTGGTGGTTCGATTAGGAAGTTATTTCTAAAGGCATCAATATAGAAATCGCCGCTTCTAATGACTAACACTTTAAACTTATAGCGTTCCGCTGTTTTCTCTCTTTTTAGATCTAGAGTGAAAAACATCGCTTTGCCAGTATAGGCGCCAGTAACCGTCACTCGGCTGCGTTTTCCGCCTGAGTTCACTGGATTTGCGATTTCAATTAAGTCCGTTTTATTGTGCAGAATTGAACACTGCTTACGTTCGATTTTCCCGCCAATAAATGTCAACTCAAAACCAAAATCTTGTTGGTCTTCTTCTATAACCAAAATCAAATGGCGCTCTCTGCGACCCGCCTTGGTTTCTGACTTATTCTTTGCTATTAGCTCTCCTTGGAGGATCACCTCACTTTCGAGCTCTAATAGGTTTTTTCTGTTTGCTTCCTGCTCTTGCTTACATGCACTAAATTCTAATTCGGTTTTCCAGCTTTCAAGGCCTTCTCCGCCAAAATTTCGCTCAACAAACTTAGAACCGAAATCTTTTTCAGCAAGCTTTTCTTCCAATTCATTAGGGAAATGATGAGTGATACGTTCAATATCTTCATATAGCCGTTTGTTCTCATCGAGTCGTTTATTGATTTGTTCTGGCTTACCATCCCACGTCAGAATTGCAGGGTCATTTAATAAGCCCAGCTCGCTAAACTTTAGATCGCCATCGAGTAGTGCATTGTAAAGTTTTTCAAAACCAAACATGGTTGCACCATCATCGACGATTTGATTAAACCTATGCTCGAGTAAACATTCTGAGACTTTGCGAGTCCCGTTAACGTCATCGATTAACTTGTACATTGCTTGTTTAATCTGCTCTGGGTGCCAGATACTTGCAGGCTGAGCCACATTTTCAGCAGAATTAATCAGCGTGTCTAACATGCTGTTGTGGATCACTAGCAATGCACAGTCTTCAAACTCACCGAATTGCCCAGCAACTTCATCGCGCAAGTGTGAGATGAAGTTCTCTGTAAAACCAGGTGCCGTATTCGAGTCTTCGCTATGTAATACCGGCAAAAGACGAGAATGACCGCATGTGACTATTGATAACTTTGTGCCTTTAACATCAATCGTGCCATCGGCTTTTGATACAATCGAGTCAAACAGTTTCATGCTATTTTCATTATCAGGAGACTGAAACTGATATCGATAGCCAGGCTTAATGGAATGCTGTCCCCAATTTAGGAATTGTTCAGCTAAAAAATCATTAAATTGTTTTAAAGACATATACTGCATCTCCACTGTCACTCATACGCTCAACATTGCCGATGCGTTCGTAAAATTCGATTAAAGCCTGTTGGCTTTGCTTGTCAAAAAAGACACCTCTTGCTTCGAAAGCTAAGATAAGCTCATGGAATCGCAGCTTATCTTTTTCACCCACTGCAATATTGGTCAATAAAATGAGGTAATCTTGATTAAACACCATTACTCGCCCTGCACGCCCCCGACTCTGAATAAAGTGAGAGCAAAGCTCAGCTTCTGCTGATTTGACATATTGCAAATTGATATCGTATCGAGTTTCACCTCGACCAAATTGTGCTGCACCTAGCTTTAGTAAGTTGTCGAGTTGATCTAGTGGGTCTCTAGAATCCGATAGACTGGTATTAAGTTGTCTAGTTTCTTTAAATTCAGCTGCGTAGTTTTCAAGTGCATCTACACATGTTGGGTATTCTGCTAAGTTTTGCGCAAACGCCCAGATAGGCATAGTCTGATTTTTACTATCTTGTAGATTTTCATTCATCGATAAGTAAGGAAAGATACTCCAAAGGGCGGTAGACAATTGCTTATGCCCATAGTCCTTTACCAATTTGCGCTCATCACTTGCTTTTTCGGTATCTAAAATGAAGTAATGCAGCTTAGGGCTTGGCTCACCTGAGCGCCAATCTTTTAAATTTAGTGCCAATTGCGCAGTGTACAAGTGCGCATATAGTCGAAGAAAATCTTTGAAAATAGACAGTAAATATTTAGGCCGTTTACTTAAAAATGTAAGATCTTGTTGGAAATGATTAGCCATAAATGGCAAATATGGCGCCTCCTTAGGCACAACATCACCCTCTTCAGGATCCTGAGTTTTTAGGTGAAGGCTGAGTACGTCATATAGCTGCTGTTCGAGAAAGTTTAGCTTTGCATTCGGTTTTTCTGTAAAAGAAAAATCTTGTAGCAAACTAGCAAACATATTGCCTAAGCGACTGTTTGGCGTATTACCCACAGCCTTATGCGTTTTGAACAATAAGAATTCTGGTGCAATCTTAAACAATTCATCACCTTGAAAATACATCTTATAAAGGATCGGCCAAAAATCAGCTTCATCTAACTTACGCAAGAATGT
Protein-coding sequences here:
- the dptG gene encoding DNA phosphorothioation-dependent restriction protein DptG encodes the protein MLRLKSELQVKNNTLNSYFPIRTKDRYDIFDWDSALGHVVKHAYRKEFIPFKDPTDLTGKKKKQFELTDFKEASQKTFLRKLDEADFWPILYKMYFQGDELFKIAPEFLLFKTHKAVGNTPNSRLGNMFASLLQDFSFTEKPNAKLNFLEQQLYDVLSLHLKTQDPEEGDVVPKEAPYLPFMANHFQQDLTFLSKRPKYLLSIFKDFLRLYAHLYTAQLALNLKDWRSGEPSPKLHYFILDTEKASDERKLVKDYGHKQLSTALWSIFPYLSMNENLQDSKNQTMPIWAFAQNLAEYPTCVDALENYAAEFKETRQLNTSLSDSRDPLDQLDNLLKLGAAQFGRGETRYDINLQYVKSAEAELCSHFIQSRGRAGRVMVFNQDYLILLTNIAVGEKDKLRFHELILAFEARGVFFDKQSQQALIEFYERIGNVERMSDSGDAVYVFKTI
- the dptH gene encoding DNA phosphorothioation-dependent restriction protein DptH translates to MSLKQFNDFLAEQFLNWGQHSIKPGYRYQFQSPDNENSMKLFDSIVSKADGTIDVKGTKLSIVTCGHSRLLPVLHSEDSNTAPGFTENFISHLRDEVAGQFGEFEDCALLVIHNSMLDTLINSAENVAQPASIWHPEQIKQAMYKLIDDVNGTRKVSECLLEHRFNQIVDDGATMFGFEKLYNALLDGDLKFSELGLLNDPAILTWDGKPEQINKRLDENKRLYEDIERITHHFPNELEEKLAEKDFGSKFVERNFGGEGLESWKTELEFSACKQEQEANRKNLLELESEVILQGELIAKNKSETKAGRRERHLILVIEEDQQDFGFELTFIGGKIERKQCSILHNKTDLIEIANPVNSGGKRSRVTVTGAYTGKAMFFTLDLKREKTAERYKFKVLVIRSGDFYIDAFRNNFLIEPPTSSKKTARITLQTEDSSFVIGIDGGKEGTKAVLDEIGQVFDNETTSEINFEQIANESDELHFVVKGQDSWLTFNVEGAIATDSLTLPLILDKDRFTRLYQDDYLGSFNRAKNKVLLDNKELSPKGKRLTLLQWEAEIVDGLLLTRRDEQQNPLSLNDIEATYPSLFVAYRALFDYYHEHRTLPSLCSWGPEYRVLAGQVVKQYNDAISAIGDDILLTAEQKQLINIGFATFSGQEFITPFHPMVIAYYLSLAEHVTLDQSHSFKTLPKVTLDRLNARGLLPFIYDPIHGFAFSQLEKENSFWLELVPQQDTSFSYVRKLVKDKVGEFKNAFSALFNAGPKATLIINSVNNKSNHEIFMGLVDFVKANKDKVCQVHVNLYDDKLVYSEFDRFAETASYDELKNLYELDKGAVREQADMIIDLLRTRLTYSKFENGKIDGKQAYSHLSFFRNNSKVEPRDVNVDKQLSGVVCHGLMAGEAAANKQDSYFTAFGLKNVDTEGQAHLQIAQKLGGLIKPARLSSEPTGNSKSMALVVSDNFRALLERSYVSSIWTTIIDPKVTLDFFENAKDMVLIHYSDNYTNSANYDAITVTRQTELYKKVLEQDEGGITEEFNAFNGEWLLKMITANANERKEKKGIIGAYKFVNCLLSQSDITWVPLSVAEMIRVTGNIGLKMSDSDFSRNVQGYKSGLISDDVLFVGFKDKQMYVLPLEVKTGIKQTHSKGVQQAKELKRYLCEDILGRNDFAGMLYRGLFIRQVLMQIDKYELYNLYSDTYFDGFLADREWWLQGDYSIAELANYPDGFMLSHVENDTFFEADFNEVDDILKIQLPISYLKQLVSTPLRELMTDVRPEQLCHIPEKYLLVAANSSETRKQPEQDLPEPQTTTQQSTSTDTHTISSRAIELSDFLPTKDPIKDAELVEKDSDTAHSDLNVPSKTAGQTPVSQPEQDNEPIKILVGHDVRDNAEVYWEPTNTAKFMNTNSGIIGTMGTGKTQCTKSVVTQLYRQQARNVDGKAIGILIFDYKSDYVDEKFLTATNGKKFNLHKLPYNPLSLFGDTPMLPVHTARGFSETMGKAFGLGQKQQLKLRKLIGEAYELAGIKKGDQSTWSKPAPTISDIWALFEETEPTEDSLYAALESLYELEIFEDNHEKCTSLYELVDGITVVELAGYPSEIQNLVVALTMDLFYSQMQKQGKPEVQGDFRQVTKLLLVDEADNFMSQNFPSLRKVLKEGREYGVGVILSTQDITHFKTSENDYSSYILSWIVHRVSQIKNQDIKSIFNKDDKSDQENLMKSIRELDKHYSLYVDGDKKVQKIKDKAFWELLG